The proteins below are encoded in one region of Chroicocephalus ridibundus chromosome 9, bChrRid1.1, whole genome shotgun sequence:
- the TIPIN gene encoding TIMELESS-interacting protein, whose amino-acid sequence MIDPLENNLFDLPDYENTEDETFPPLPPPASPGGDDVEWAQANGEPDGDQQSQTKDSAVAPRKAVKRPMPKLDAQRLISERGLPALRHMFDNVKFKGKGHEAEDLKTLIRHMEHWAHRLFPKLQFEDFIDRVESLGNKKEVQTCLKRIRLDLPILHEDFVSNEDGGGASNGLDTATEDVRSCSGNAEELNSLSGTTLTEEQQQRIKKNRQLALERRQAKMQCNSQSQHNELSAHYMEEEFNTPVAQDPTDLIEDTQVTTTKVAVPEAGDTELECASEKQ is encoded by the exons ATGATAGATCCTCTAGAGAACAACTTGTTTGATCTTCCTGATTATGAGAACACAGAAGATGAAACGTTCCCACCtcttccacctcctgcctctcccggAGGAGACGATGTTGAATGGGCTCAAGCTAATGGAG AACCAGATGGAGACCAACAGTCACAAACAAAGGATTCTGCTGTAGCTCCACGGAAAGCAGTTAAAAGACCAATGCCTAAACTGGATGCCCAGAG GTTAATTTCAGAAAGAGGACTTCCAGCCCTGAGACACATGTTTGACAACGTAAAGTTCAAGGGTAAGGGGCATGAG GCAGAGGACCTGAAGACACTTATACGACACATGGAACACTGGGCTCATAGATTATTTCCCAAATTACAATTTGAGGATTTTATTGACAGAGTAGAGTCTTTGGGGAACAAAAAGGAAGTTCAG ACCTGCCTAAAACGGATTAGACTTGATCTTCCTATTTTACATGAAGACTTTGTGAGTAATGAAG ATGGTGGAGGAGCAAGCAATGGGCTGGATACAGCCACTGAAGATGTACGTTCCTGCTCTGGCAATGCAGAAGAACTCAATTCTCTGTCTGGTACAACTCTCACGGAAGAGCAACAACAGCGAATCAAGAAGAACAGGCAGCTGGCCTTGGAACGTAGGCAAGCAAAGATGCAGTGCAACAGCCAGTCGCAACACAATG agCTCTCTGCTCATTACATGGAAGAGGAGTTTAATACCCCAGTTGCTCAGGATCCCACTGACCTTATCGAAGACACTCAAGTTACTACAACCAAGGTTGCTGTTCCAGAAGCTGGAGATACAGAATTGGAATGTGCCAGTGAAAAGCAGTAA